Proteins encoded together in one Lysinibacillus sp. FSL K6-0232 window:
- a CDS encoding DUF1128 domain-containing protein codes for MNLSVPSKENVIYMVEQMKDKLRMVNVDAMKSENFDETNYEDLVYLYEMVMKRESFSPSEMQAIVAELGSLRK; via the coding sequence ATGAATTTATCAGTTCCGTCTAAAGAAAATGTTATTTATATGGTTGAGCAAATGAAGGATAAGCTTCGTATGGTAAATGTGGATGCAATGAAATCGGAAAATTTTGATGAAACAAACTATGAAGATTTAGTGTACTTATATGAAATGGTCATGAAAAGAGAGTCCTTTAGCCCAAGTGAAATGCAGGCGATCGTTGCTGAATTAGGCTCTTTACGTAAATAA
- a CDS encoding YihY/virulence factor BrkB family protein has translation MEKKKAKMHDTLGLVKSFVSPDEEAIDVMTSKGFVQDLISRLKRVEISALAAQLAYFFLLSFFPLLIFLVTLLPYLNLQTTQVYAFLVNVLPDEVYRLIENTLNEILTNRNSSLLSIGVLGTIWSASKGINALIRALNKAYDTESRAGIFDRGLSLVFTIALVIVIAVALLLPVFGQQIGNFLFSIVGIEEQFASIWHKLRWSMPPLLIFTVLMGMYWFVPNTSPRLKIMGVWPGAMFATLAWLAVTYGFSFYISNFGNYSATYGSIGGVIILMLWLYFTGIILIFGGVLNATMQKRALQKDIKD, from the coding sequence ATGGAAAAGAAAAAGGCAAAAATGCATGATACGCTTGGACTTGTTAAATCATTTGTTTCACCAGACGAGGAAGCGATTGATGTTATGACCTCTAAAGGGTTTGTCCAAGATTTAATTAGTAGGCTAAAGCGAGTGGAAATATCTGCGCTTGCCGCACAATTAGCCTATTTCTTTTTGCTATCATTCTTCCCATTACTCATCTTTTTAGTTACGCTATTGCCATATTTGAACTTACAAACAACACAGGTATATGCATTTTTAGTGAATGTGTTGCCAGATGAGGTTTATCGTCTTATTGAAAATACGTTAAATGAGATTTTAACAAATCGTAATAGTAGTCTATTGTCAATTGGGGTTTTGGGTACGATTTGGTCTGCTTCTAAAGGCATTAATGCATTAATTAGAGCCTTGAATAAAGCCTATGATACAGAGAGTAGAGCAGGTATATTTGATAGGGGCTTATCTCTTGTTTTTACAATAGCGCTTGTGATTGTTATTGCGGTGGCTCTTTTATTACCTGTTTTTGGACAACAAATTGGAAATTTTTTATTTTCAATCGTTGGGATAGAGGAACAATTTGCCTCCATTTGGCATAAATTACGATGGTCAATGCCACCGTTATTGATTTTTACTGTCTTAATGGGGATGTATTGGTTTGTGCCAAATACAAGTCCTCGTTTAAAAATAATGGGTGTATGGCCTGGCGCAATGTTTGCTACGCTTGCGTGGCTAGCAGTCACATACGGTTTCTCTTTTTATATTAGTAACTTTGGAAACTATTCTGCGACATATGGCAGTATTGGTGGCGTAATTATTTTAATGCTATGGCTATATTTTACAGGTATTATTTTAATCTTTGGTGGAGTGCTAAATGCTACCATGCAAAAAAGAGCACTACAAAAGGATATAAAAGACTAA
- a CDS encoding polyphosphate kinase 2 family protein: MAKNLKNLDLSIELDKKMYKKKLKVLQYEMLNAQQFLLKNKIGLILVFEGLDAAGKGGAIKRLVERIDPRGYVVHPIAAPQPHELRYNYLQRFWRKLPQHGQVAIFDRSWYGRVLVERIEGFATKDEWSRAYEEINNFEKILTAGDYIIIKFWLHVSDEEQLKRFTEREQNPYKAWKLTDEDWRNRDKTPQYIEAANDMFEKTDKENAPWILVAGDDKKYARVHVLQETIAHIEREAQKRGLHLTNVLQNEQAESSTQETVDEKKEKQQAK, encoded by the coding sequence ACAATATGAAATGCTGAATGCACAACAATTTTTATTAAAAAATAAAATTGGTTTAATTCTAGTATTTGAAGGCTTAGATGCAGCCGGCAAAGGAGGCGCTATTAAACGCTTAGTTGAACGCATTGACCCGCGAGGCTATGTTGTACATCCTATTGCCGCTCCACAGCCCCATGAACTGCGCTACAATTATTTACAACGTTTTTGGCGAAAATTACCGCAGCATGGACAAGTAGCAATTTTTGACCGTTCTTGGTATGGACGTGTGCTAGTAGAGCGTATTGAAGGGTTTGCCACAAAGGATGAATGGTCTCGTGCATATGAAGAAATTAATAATTTTGAGAAAATTTTAACTGCAGGGGATTACATAATTATTAAGTTTTGGCTACATGTTTCAGATGAAGAGCAATTAAAGCGTTTTACAGAGCGTGAACAGAATCCTTATAAAGCTTGGAAGCTAACAGATGAGGATTGGCGAAATCGTGATAAAACACCGCAGTATATTGAAGCAGCAAATGATATGTTCGAAAAAACAGATAAGGAAAATGCACCTTGGATTTTAGTAGCTGGGGACGATAAAAAATATGCACGTGTACATGTACTACAAGAAACAATTGCCCATATTGAGCGAGAGGCACAAAAGCGTGGTCTGCATTTAACAAATGTCTTACAGAACGAACAAGCCGAATCATCCACTCAAGAAACAGTGGATGAAAAAAAAGAAAAACAACAAGCAAAATAA
- the motA gene encoding flagellar motor stator protein MotA: MDISTVVGLILAFVALLTGMYLKGVSLAAFYNPAAILIIIVGTIAAVTIAVPMKELKRVPKLFKILMQETKLVDDVELIKMFSQWADLARREGLLALESKSSEIEDPFLKNGLTLAIDGQNADYIRDVLTEEVEAMEERHAGGAAIFTQAGSYAPTLGVLGAVVGLIAALADMNDIEKLGHAISAAFMATLLGIFTGYVLWHPFANKLKRKSVIEVKQKRLMIEGILSVLEGEAPRVIEQKLASYLTMEERRKVIGGNEGDIGGKEA, encoded by the coding sequence ATGGATATATCAACAGTTGTAGGGTTAATATTAGCATTTGTAGCATTATTAACCGGAATGTACTTGAAGGGAGTAAGTTTAGCTGCCTTTTATAATCCAGCGGCCATTCTTATCATTATTGTTGGTACAATTGCAGCAGTAACAATCGCGGTTCCTATGAAAGAGCTAAAGCGTGTACCCAAACTGTTTAAAATTTTAATGCAAGAAACAAAATTAGTCGATGATGTTGAACTTATTAAAATGTTCTCGCAATGGGCGGATTTAGCGCGTCGTGAAGGTTTACTAGCGTTAGAAAGTAAATCTTCAGAGATTGAAGACCCATTTTTGAAAAATGGATTGACTTTAGCCATTGACGGGCAAAATGCAGACTATATTCGAGATGTTTTAACAGAGGAAGTTGAGGCAATGGAAGAGCGCCATGCAGGTGGTGCAGCTATTTTTACACAAGCTGGTTCATATGCACCAACTTTAGGGGTACTTGGCGCGGTAGTAGGACTAATTGCTGCATTAGCTGATATGAATGATATTGAAAAATTAGGTCATGCTATTTCTGCTGCCTTTATGGCGACATTATTAGGGATTTTTACAGGATATGTTTTATGGCATCCATTCGCAAATAAACTTAAACGTAAATCCGTGATAGAAGTGAAGCAGAAAAGGTTGATGATTGAAGGTATTTTATCCGTTTTAGAAGGAGAAGCTCCACGTGTGATTGAACAAAAACTAGCTTCTTACTTAACGATGGAGGAGCGTCGTAAAGTTATAGGCGGAAATGAGGGTGATATCGGTGGCAAAGAGGCGTAA
- a CDS encoding beta-class carbonic anhydrase, which produces MTMLQDILEFNKDFVQEKKYEPFITTKYPDKHIVVLSCMDTRLVELLPKAMNLRNGDVKIVKSAGALVSHPFGAVMRSLLVAVYGLQADEVYVVGHYDCGMSAVDPEAMLSEMVARGVDPETIKMLEYSGFDLKDFLRGFGDVATSVKKSVDTIRNHPLMVKNVPVHGLIIDPNTGRLDVIEDGTKELK; this is translated from the coding sequence ATGACAATGTTACAAGATATTTTAGAGTTTAACAAAGACTTTGTACAAGAAAAAAAATATGAACCATTTATTACAACGAAATATCCTGATAAACATATTGTTGTTTTATCTTGTATGGATACTCGTCTTGTAGAGCTTTTACCTAAAGCAATGAATTTGCGTAATGGCGATGTCAAAATTGTTAAAAGTGCTGGGGCATTAGTCAGCCATCCTTTTGGTGCAGTTATGCGTAGTTTATTAGTTGCTGTCTATGGTCTACAAGCTGATGAGGTATATGTAGTAGGACACTATGACTGCGGTATGAGTGCAGTTGACCCTGAAGCAATGCTTAGTGAAATGGTTGCTAGAGGTGTTGATCCAGAAACAATTAAGATGTTAGAATATTCCGGTTTCGACTTAAAAGACTTTTTACGTGGCTTTGGTGATGTGGCGACAAGTGTTAAGAAAAGCGTTGATACAATTCGTAATCACCCATTAATGGTTAAAAATGTACCTGTTCATGGCTTAATCATTGACCCTAATACAGGTCGACTTGATGTAATTGAAGATGGTACAAAAGAATTAAAATAA
- a CDS encoding heavy metal translocating P-type ATPase gives MEYSNRENINLIEKIKEHAELIAALIAGIFILLAWRLDINEQTTASVLLYIIAFCVGGFAKAKEGIEETIEERKLNVELLMVLAAIGSAAIGYWTEGAILIFIFAVSGALETYAMNKSQREISALMKLQPEEAWLVRGGFEPMKVAVSTLQIGDHLLIKPGERIPADGVIFKGQSSIDESAISGESLPISKQQGDEVFAGTVNLNGAITIEMTKPNSETLFQKIIQLVQSAQSEKSPSQQFIEKFEGTYVKFVLLAVAIMMFLPHFLLGWDWTTTFYRAMVLLVVASPCALVASIMPATLATISNGAKNGLLFKGGLHLEHLSVLRALAVDKTGTLTQGKPVVTDFIVRNGADRQATLAIIAGIEAQSNHPLAQAITAYAKAEGLTAFPQTAIEDIPGWGIKGIIDNKEYQIGKPDFVGAQLANDFADGAAAALAAEGKTIIFLRDSNGIVALIALKDIVRNEAKKAVSLLKELGIQVVMLTGDNEKTAKAVAKEAGVTEYVAECLPETKVTEVKRLLTQHQFVGMVGDGINDAPALATATTGIAMGEGTDVALETADIVLMKNDLSKIAYAVRLSRKMQRIVKQNIFFSIGVIILLIASNFLQVVDLPLGVIGHEGSTILVILNGLRMLNKNI, from the coding sequence ATGGAATACTCTAATCGAGAAAATATAAATTTAATTGAGAAAATAAAAGAACATGCAGAATTAATTGCGGCTCTTATAGCTGGAATATTTATTTTATTAGCTTGGCGTTTAGATATAAATGAGCAAACAACTGCTTCTGTTCTTCTATACATTATCGCATTTTGTGTAGGTGGCTTTGCAAAAGCAAAGGAAGGCATTGAAGAAACAATAGAAGAGCGAAAGTTAAACGTTGAGCTACTAATGGTACTAGCGGCTATTGGCTCAGCAGCAATCGGCTATTGGACAGAGGGTGCGATTCTTATTTTTATTTTTGCAGTAAGTGGTGCTCTTGAAACATATGCGATGAATAAAAGTCAGCGCGAAATCTCAGCACTTATGAAATTACAGCCTGAAGAGGCATGGCTAGTTCGTGGTGGCTTTGAGCCTATGAAAGTAGCTGTTTCTACACTACAAATCGGCGATCATTTACTGATTAAACCAGGAGAGCGTATTCCAGCAGATGGTGTTATTTTTAAAGGGCAGTCCTCTATTGATGAATCGGCTATTAGTGGCGAATCATTACCGATTTCAAAACAACAGGGTGATGAAGTATTCGCAGGCACAGTGAACCTAAATGGCGCGATTACCATTGAAATGACGAAACCCAATTCAGAAACATTGTTCCAAAAAATTATTCAGCTTGTGCAAAGCGCACAAAGTGAAAAATCACCCTCACAACAATTTATTGAAAAATTTGAAGGTACGTATGTAAAATTTGTTTTACTTGCTGTTGCTATTATGATGTTTCTTCCCCACTTCTTACTTGGCTGGGACTGGACAACAACGTTTTATCGGGCAATGGTGCTATTAGTTGTGGCATCTCCTTGTGCTCTTGTTGCATCCATTATGCCTGCTACGCTTGCAACGATTTCAAACGGTGCAAAAAATGGCTTGCTATTTAAAGGTGGCTTACACTTAGAGCATCTTAGTGTGTTACGTGCATTAGCTGTTGATAAAACAGGGACATTAACACAAGGAAAACCTGTTGTAACAGATTTTATTGTTCGTAATGGAGCAGATCGTCAAGCAACTTTAGCCATTATCGCAGGAATTGAAGCACAATCAAATCATCCATTAGCACAAGCTATTACTGCCTATGCCAAAGCAGAGGGACTTACAGCATTCCCACAAACAGCCATTGAGGATATTCCCGGCTGGGGCATTAAAGGGATAATTGATAATAAGGAATACCAAATTGGCAAACCTGATTTTGTTGGTGCACAGCTTGCCAATGATTTTGCAGATGGTGCTGCAGCGGCCCTAGCAGCAGAAGGTAAAACAATTATTTTTCTGCGTGATTCGAATGGCATTGTCGCATTAATCGCCTTAAAGGATATTGTACGCAATGAAGCTAAAAAAGCTGTGTCTTTATTAAAAGAGCTTGGTATTCAAGTTGTGATGCTAACAGGTGATAATGAAAAAACAGCAAAGGCGGTCGCTAAAGAGGCTGGCGTAACAGAGTATGTTGCAGAATGTCTTCCTGAAACAAAAGTAACAGAGGTAAAACGTCTACTTACACAGCATCAATTTGTAGGAATGGTTGGTGACGGTATTAATGATGCTCCTGCGTTAGCTACTGCAACAACTGGTATTGCGATGGGTGAAGGGACAGATGTTGCCCTAGAAACAGCCGATATTGTCTTAATGAAAAATGATCTATCAAAAATCGCCTATGCTGTACGTCTATCTCGCAAAATGCAGCGTATTGTTAAGCAAAATATTTTCTTTTCTATAGGTGTAATTATTTTATTAATAGCTTCTAACTTCCTACAAGTTGTAGATTTACCTTTAGGTGTTATTGGACATGAAGGTAGCACAATTCTCGTTATTTTAAATGGTTTGCGTATGCTTAATAAAAACATCTAG
- a CDS encoding YtxH domain-containing protein — protein MGQSKLFISIIAGATVGAALSMLDRTTREHTVATTKKMKEAISYYAANREELQMLIEEKLSAAKGLYENVSDNVNMIVEKVEEFKDVPSTVQEMIEDTKSAFTLPEKE, from the coding sequence ATGGGTCAAAGTAAATTATTTATTTCGATTATAGCAGGAGCAACAGTTGGTGCGGCATTAAGTATGCTTGATCGTACTACTCGTGAACACACAGTTGCTACAACTAAAAAAATGAAAGAAGCCATTTCGTACTATGCTGCAAATCGTGAGGAATTGCAAATGCTTATTGAGGAAAAGCTATCAGCTGCGAAGGGGCTTTATGAAAATGTGTCAGATAATGTTAATATGATTGTTGAAAAAGTAGAGGAGTTTAAAGATGTACCTTCTACAGTACAGGAGATGATTGAAGACACGAAATCAGCCTTTACATTACCAGAAAAGGAGTAA
- a CDS encoding GNAT family N-acetyltransferase codes for MVLKIWNLLRKKGGNVVTIQGEKCYIRTFQEKDAQSLAGLVSRNKYFWSIYEPLQRPEYYTIEAQYKKIQESLYLMESKREFTFGIFEHGTNNLIGHIALYAVKRLPYSSAFIGYAMDELYIGKGIVTEAVNMVVRFAFDQIGLHRVEAYVSTQNMASMRVLEKAGFQQEGLLRKLLYINGQWVDHYMYARLEDA; via the coding sequence ATGGTGCTTAAAATTTGGAACTTATTAAGAAAAAAGGGTGGGAATGTGGTCACAATTCAGGGGGAAAAATGCTACATCCGCACATTCCAAGAAAAAGATGCACAAAGTTTAGCGGGGCTTGTCAGTCGCAATAAATATTTTTGGTCGATATATGAGCCGCTACAAAGACCTGAATACTATACAATTGAGGCGCAGTATAAAAAAATACAAGAAAGCTTATATTTAATGGAATCAAAGCGGGAGTTTACCTTTGGTATCTTTGAGCATGGCACAAATAATTTAATAGGACATATTGCACTTTATGCTGTGAAGCGTTTACCATATTCAAGTGCATTTATTGGATATGCTATGGATGAATTGTATATAGGAAAAGGCATCGTAACAGAGGCGGTGAATATGGTCGTTCGATTTGCATTTGATCAAATCGGTCTACATCGGGTAGAAGCTTATGTATCAACACAAAATATGGCTTCTATGCGTGTCTTAGAAAAGGCAGGATTTCAACAAGAAGGTCTTTTAAGAAAGCTTTTGTATATTAATGGTCAATGGGTAGACCATTATATGTATGCACGTTTAGAGGATGCATAG
- a CDS encoding aminopeptidase, with translation MILLLSFDTKLLKYAELAVKVGVNIQKDQYLYISCSTDNIKLAQIITKTAYKNGAKQVFVDLSDDELVRARYEYASEDSFDFFPPWKVQEREWLAEHGAAFLSITSQNPDLLKGIERDRIMTFQKASGKALANYYQWLQADKFSWSVIAAPSKAWAAKVFPHLPEEQQIDALWDAIFAATRIDIEHSVEAWHAHDKELHSKADYLNHQQYKALHYTAPGTDLTIDLPAQHIWTGGSSVNMQGQSFMANMPTEEIFTAPLKTGVNGYVTSTKPLSYGGNIINNFTLTFKDGRIVDIKAEQGQEILTALIETDEGAHYLGEVALVPHQSPISQANLLFYNTLFDENASNHLAIGSAYAFCIEGGKNMSTEELSAHGLNRSLTHVDFMIGSSQMNIDGITHNNQKDPIFRNGNWAF, from the coding sequence ATGATTTTGTTATTATCATTTGATACAAAATTATTAAAATATGCCGAATTGGCTGTAAAAGTAGGAGTAAATATCCAAAAAGATCAGTACCTTTATATAAGCTGTTCGACCGACAACATAAAACTAGCACAAATAATTACTAAAACAGCATATAAAAATGGCGCGAAACAAGTATTTGTGGACCTATCTGATGATGAGCTTGTACGTGCTCGCTATGAATATGCTTCTGAAGACTCATTCGATTTTTTCCCTCCTTGGAAAGTACAGGAACGAGAATGGTTGGCGGAGCATGGTGCAGCATTTTTGAGTATTACCTCACAAAACCCAGATTTATTAAAAGGAATTGAGCGCGACAGAATTATGACATTCCAAAAAGCATCTGGTAAAGCATTGGCAAACTATTATCAATGGCTACAGGCAGATAAATTTAGCTGGTCTGTTATTGCCGCACCTTCCAAAGCATGGGCAGCAAAGGTGTTCCCTCACCTGCCTGAAGAGCAGCAAATCGATGCATTATGGGATGCTATCTTTGCAGCAACACGTATCGATATTGAACATTCCGTTGAGGCTTGGCATGCACATGATAAAGAATTACATAGCAAAGCTGATTATCTCAATCATCAGCAATATAAAGCATTACACTATACAGCTCCGGGTACAGACCTTACAATCGACCTACCAGCACAGCATATATGGACAGGTGGTAGTAGTGTAAATATGCAGGGGCAATCGTTTATGGCAAATATGCCAACAGAAGAAATTTTTACAGCACCATTAAAAACAGGTGTGAATGGTTATGTCACAAGCACAAAACCATTAAGCTATGGTGGCAATATTATCAACAATTTTACATTAACTTTTAAGGATGGCCGTATTGTTGATATAAAGGCAGAGCAAGGACAGGAAATTTTAACTGCTCTTATTGAAACAGATGAAGGGGCTCATTACCTAGGTGAAGTTGCCTTAGTACCACATCAATCACCTATCTCACAAGCTAATTTATTATTTTACAATACATTATTTGATGAAAATGCTTCAAATCATTTAGCAATTGGTAGCGCTTATGCATTTTGTATTGAAGGCGGCAAGAACATGTCCACCGAAGAATTAAGTGCACATGGTCTTAATCGAAGTTTAACACATGTAGACTTTATGATTGGATCAAGCCAAATGAATATAGATGGTATTACTCACAATAATCAAAAAGACCCAATCTTCCGGAATGGTAATTGGGCATTCTAA
- the motB gene encoding flagellar motor protein MotB: protein MAKRRKKHKHEDHVDESWLVPYADILTLLLALFIVLFASSSVDQEKLERMSEVFNQVFDGGTGFLDQPAPISNPNADSSNPPQQNSAYLKDQQELAAIKDSVDNFIAVNEMEDQFATEMTDEGLLVTIRDSILFDSGQATIKPEYLPIAKELADVLVSNPPRNIVITGHTDNVPAGPNFSSNLELSLMRASNFYMVLLNSNPELKSENFSAKGYGENRAIAPNDTAEGRAKNRRVEVLIQPLVTEDGSEATNTQ, encoded by the coding sequence GTGGCAAAGAGGCGTAAAAAGCATAAGCATGAAGATCATGTGGATGAATCCTGGCTTGTTCCTTATGCGGATATTTTAACACTTTTACTAGCATTGTTTATCGTACTCTTCGCATCTAGCTCTGTTGACCAAGAAAAGCTAGAGAGAATGTCAGAAGTTTTTAATCAAGTATTTGATGGTGGAACAGGCTTTTTAGACCAGCCAGCTCCTATCTCAAATCCTAATGCCGATAGTAGCAATCCGCCACAGCAAAACTCTGCCTATTTAAAAGACCAGCAGGAGCTAGCAGCTATTAAAGATAGCGTAGATAATTTTATTGCTGTTAATGAAATGGAGGATCAATTTGCGACAGAAATGACGGATGAAGGTTTGCTTGTGACAATTCGTGATAGCATTTTATTTGATTCTGGACAAGCGACAATTAAACCAGAATATCTTCCTATCGCAAAAGAGCTAGCGGATGTATTAGTGTCTAATCCACCACGTAATATTGTTATAACAGGGCATACAGATAATGTTCCAGCAGGTCCTAATTTTTCATCGAACTTAGAGCTTTCATTAATGCGTGCATCGAATTTTTATATGGTTTTATTAAATAGTAATCCTGAATTAAAGTCTGAAAACTTTAGTGCTAAAGGGTATGGTGAAAACCGTGCAATTGCACCAAATGATACAGCAGAAGGTCGTGCAAAGAACCGCCGCGTGGAAGTTTTAATTCAGCCATTAGTAACTGAAGATGGCTCAGAAGCAACAAATACACAATAA